AATGGCGGTCATTGCAGCAAGACCATCCAATCCGCTGACGCTTGGCGCTGACCTGGCGCTCGGTTTTTATCAGAAGCTCATCTCCCCCCTGCAGGGAGGAGGGATATGCAACTTCTCGCCATCATGCTCGAACTTCTCAAGGCAGTCCTACAGGTTATACGGACCCTTCTGGGGCACGCTCATGACATTCGACAGGCTCGAGCGCTGCAACACGGGCGCATGGACCTACCTCGGCCAGTACTACTCTGGCGTCAGGGATGAAAAGCTCAATGACCCGCCGAAGAACCATCACCTGCCTACAAGGATCAAGGAACTAGAGGCGAGAAGGGAGGATGGAGCGCATGGAAACCCGGAGGATAAGTGATTATTTTGACTCTGCTTCTGGGGCAGACTGCCATCGACTTTGCCGACCACCTTTACGCGACCGGCGACTACAAACGGGCCGCACTCGAGTACGAGCGCATAGGCTTTGCTGATCCCGACGACACGGTGTGGACACCCTACGCAATACTGCGAGCGGGCGAAGCGCTATTGAAATCGGGCGACTACAAACGGGCCGCAAACGTATACGAGTTCGGGATAAAGAACATCTCCACGCGCTGGGAGTACTTCCAGTACGGCTATATGCGCGCCGAGTTTGCGGACTCGGGCTATCCTGCGGTAAAGATAATCGCGCCAAGGCTCAAGGCGTCCGAGCTGGCTGCAAAAAGCAGCATATACCTAGCCTTTGCAGATATCTATTCCGGCCATCCCGATTCCGGATTAACTATCCTTTCCAGCCTTGAGCCTGATCCACTGGTTGACGAGGTCATAAGCGTTCTTGGGACAACGCCCAAGCGCCGCTCTCCTTGGCTTTCCGCAGGCTTTTCGACCCTTCTGCCCGGCGCAGGCCAGGCTTACTGCGGACGCTGGGCGGACGCATGGCAGTCCCTGTCCATCACGGGTATATTTGCCGCGGCGTCCGTATACTACGGCTTTTTTTCGCAAGATACTACCTTGGGCAACACGATTAAGATAGCCGTAACAGCATCGCTAGGAGGCCTTTTCTGGCTTGGAAACATTTACGGCGCCGCGAACGCCGCGCTCGACTACAACGACTACGAGAAGAGGAAGAAGGATGAGCAGCTTGCTATTCTTTTCTCGAGATTCGACCTCGAACCGGAGATATTAAAGCCTTGACCTCTATCATTGCCGCCCTTCTCTTGACGGTTTTGACTCAACCCCGGACTTATGAGCAAGCCTTTCCTGATGTTGCAAGCATTGAAGCACTCGCGGACTCGCTGTATGCCTACGGGGAATATGATGCCGCAGCGCTCGAGTACAAGCGTGCGCTTTACTATTCGGGGGTCGCGTCCTATCTGTATATGGATTCGGCAGGCGGGCTCGTAAAGAGCGGCTTACCCGTCGGCTTTAAGGTTTTTGAAGGCGTCGATGATTCTCTGATGACCGCCTTGAAGCTTGCGCTCGCGTTGTACAGGAACGGCGAGACGGCGGAGTCCGACTCCATCCTATATTCGATGAAAGGCCCTGTGGTCAATATGGCAAGGGCCGTGATTCTTATCGAGGAGGAGGACCCCTATCTTGCAGCGTTCGAGATAGATTCGGCAACGTGTGCATCCCTTGGCGCGCCCGCCTACCGTCTGCGCGGTTGGGCGTACCTCGAGGCCAACGACTTCGGCAGCGCCGCACAGGAGTTCGGAAAAGCTGGCGACGAAGGGCTGGCGATATCGGTAGCTGTTCTTACAAAAAAGAGCCCCCAACTCAAGCTTAAGAATCCTGCAACTGCGAGGTGGCTGTCCCTTTTGCCAGGTTTGGGTGAGGTGTATGCAGGAAAGCCCTTATTCGGATTGTGGGCGTTTCTCGTTAACGCTGGCGATACTTATCTTGTGATATCCAATATTCTTGCAGGGAGATATGTGGATGCCATACTTACTTACACCTTTCTTTGGCAGCGTTTCTATTCGGGCTCTATGGCTAACGCGTCTAGGTTTGCATACGAATGGAACGATCGCCGGATTGCTGAGGTTCTTGACCCAATAAGGGAGAAGTTCAACGAAGCTGGTGATTTAAGCCTAGACCTGAAGTCGCTCAACGAGCTTTATAGAATACGCTCCGTAACCGAAGAAAAGGAATAGCCGCCTCTACCGGTTAAAAACCTAGACTGCGCGGAAGCTTGACTTTTATTGTGTCCCCTGACCGGACAACCCTAGCCTCTGACCATGCAGAGAAAGCCCCGCCACCCCAAAGCACCGGAACGGCTATAAGGGAAACGACCCCGGTAATAAGACACGCTTTTTGGTAACTTTGCAGACACTGGTCGCCGAAAAGACATGAGTAAATATCGTAAATGCAGTTGTCGTCGAAGAAAGGGTCCTTGGATTGTGCTATTCCCACGGCGCCGAGCAGGGCATAGCCTGGAACGCTTACAGCGATTCCGGTTCCGACAAAGTAATCCCTATTTGCGCTTCGAGTATTCCCGACCTTGCGGAAGTAATTGCCCATGTAGAACTGGCCGCCTCCGGGCAGGAAACCCCATAAGCATGCTTTAGCGGGATCAGGCTCTCCTGTTGCGATGGATTTTGCATTTGTCGTACTTTTGGATGAAGCCTTTTCCCCGGCAAGCCGTTTTATCTCTTTCGCTTTAGTGCAGGCCCGGGTCTCAGGATACTTATCAATCACGATGTTAGCCAGACCTAAGGCTATCTCGGTCTTGCCCTCGGCAAGTCGCTGCTCGGCCAGCTTGACCAGCTCCTGCGCGTGCTCCTCGCGTGTCTCATCGGCAAGCAGAAGAAACGGACAATTCAAAACCCCCAGCATGATGAACCATAATCTCCAAAATCTCCAATGCTTTTTCTGAAAAAAACTTGTACGCATATCTCCTCCTTGGATAAAACTATTCTAACAGAAAAAAATATTCTGTCAATCCCTTATATTTTTTATCGGGCATATGATTTTTTACTGCTTGACATACGCTCAAACACGGTTAATCTTTATTTATTAAAAACTTAAATCTAGGGTCATTATGAAGTATTTAAGATTTCACGTGATTGTATTTGCGACCGCTTTTGTAGCGGCATGCAGTCCTCAATACCCGCTATTCCAGCTTCTTAAAAAGACTGAGCTTTCAACCGAGGAACGCGAGGCGCTTGAAAAATACATCAAAAGAAGCGCGCCCGATGAGGACGCATTCGTTGCTGTACAGAGGCTGGCCGAGCCTTACGTCCGCTCGAAGGAATGGGACAAGGCTCTTGAAGTGTACGCGGGGTACAGGCCGATGTTTAAAGGTTATGACGCCAGATTTGATGAGATAGAAAGCATACTTTCGGCGCCCGCTGAGAGCGTTACGGTCACGAACCTAGGCCCTGGAATCAACTCTCCTGCGATTGAAGGTCTGCCCCTTCCCCAGGCTGACGGAACACTTCTTTACTTTACCGGCAAGGGGAGGACGGATTCGTGGGGTGCGGAGGATATCTATGTCTCCAGGCTCGAGCGCGGCGAATGGATCAAGGCACAAAACATCGGCTCAGGCATCAACACGGAGTCCAACGAATCTGCAACATCGATATCGGTCGACGGAACCACGCTCTTTATATTCGGAAACTACCCTGGAAACTCCGGCAGGGGCGACATCTTTTTTTCCGAGAAGACCGCCTCGGGCTGGGCCCCACCCAGGCACATCGAAAGACCTATAAACACCGTATACTTCGAGTCCGACGCCTTCATCTCTGCTGACGGAAAAGCGCTTTTCTTCACATCGGAACGTCCAGGCAACCAAGGCTCCTACCACCCGAAGGACGAACCCTTCCATGCCAACACCTGGGGAAATACGGACATATATGTCTGCGCCTGGCAGGACACTGGCTGGGGCGAACCAGTAAACTTAGGTAGCGCTATTAACACACCTTATGCCGAACGCACCCCTTTCCTGCATCCGGACGGTAAGACGCTGTACTTCTCCTCGGACGGGCATCCGGGCATGGGAAGGCTCGACGTCTTCAAGTCAATAAGACTCTCGGACACCTCGTGGGCGTTATGGAGCGAGCCTCGAAACCTCGGAAAGGAGGTGAACACCGCAGGCGACGACATAGGCTACAACATCTCGACGTCCGGTGAGCGCGCCTACTTTTCCGCATACGGCGAGAAGGCCGGATACGGCGCCTACGACATATATTCGATTACGCTTCCGGGCCAAGCAAGACCGAAAGCAGTAGCCACATTCAGGGGGAGGGTTAAGGACGAGAAAGGAAGGCTGCTCGAAGCGGCAATCAAGTGGGAGAACCTTGCCACAGGCGGGAACGCCGGCGAGCTCAAGAGCGACCCGAAGGACGGCGCCTACTTTATAGCCCTGCCCCTTGGAGCCAACTACGGCTACTACGCGGAGAAGGAGGGCTACTACCCGATATCGAAGAGCATTGACCTTTCCAATACAGTGGAGCCCGTTGAGATTGAGGAGGATATTATCCTCGTATCCATAAAGCAGGCGGTGGAGGCCGGCACCCCCGTGCGAATAAACAACATATTCTTCGACTTCGACCAGTACACGCTCAAGCCGGAGTCCTACCCTGAACTTAAGAGACTCGCCCAGCTTCTCGATGAGAATAA
The sequence above is a segment of the bacterium genome. Coding sequences within it:
- a CDS encoding membrane protein insertion efficiency factor YidD, producing the protein MAVIAARPSNPLTLGADLALGFYQKLISPLQGGGICNFSPSCSNFSRQSYRLYGPFWGTLMTFDRLERCNTGAWTYLGQYYSGVRDEKLNDPPKNHHLPTRIKELEARREDGAHGNPEDK
- a CDS encoding OmpA family protein produces the protein MKYLRFHVIVFATAFVAACSPQYPLFQLLKKTELSTEEREALEKYIKRSAPDEDAFVAVQRLAEPYVRSKEWDKALEVYAGYRPMFKGYDARFDEIESILSAPAESVTVTNLGPGINSPAIEGLPLPQADGTLLYFTGKGRTDSWGAEDIYVSRLERGEWIKAQNIGSGINTESNESATSISVDGTTLFIFGNYPGNSGRGDIFFSEKTASGWAPPRHIERPINTVYFESDAFISADGKALFFTSERPGNQGSYHPKDEPFHANTWGNTDIYVCAWQDTGWGEPVNLGSAINTPYAERTPFLHPDGKTLYFSSDGHPGMGRLDVFKSIRLSDTSWALWSEPRNLGKEVNTAGDDIGYNISTSGERAYFSAYGEKAGYGAYDIYSITLPGQARPKAVATFRGRVKDEKGRLLEAAIKWENLATGGNAGELKSDPKDGAYFIALPLGANYGYYAEKEGYYPISKSIDLSNTVEPVEIEEDIILVSIKQAVEAGTPVRINNIFFDFDQYTLKPESYPELKRLAQLLDENKGLVVEIAGHTDDVGSDAYNMELSLKRARAVAAYLAAQGCPEENLVPKGYGKSKPLTTNETEEGRAENRRVEFKFVKQPD